The proteins below come from a single Torulaspora delbrueckii CBS 1146 chromosome 5, complete genome genomic window:
- the CEG1 gene encoding mRNA guanylyltransferase (similar to Saccharomyces cerevisiae CEG1 (YGL130W); ancestral locus Anc_6.228) yields the protein MDSKTGPEIPGIIQPGNVTQDLKMMICKLLNSPKPAKTFPGSNPVSFQHSDIEEKLLSQDYYVCEKTDGLRALMLILINPVTREQGCFMIDRENNYYLVNGFRFPRLPRKDKKELLETLQDGTLIDGELVIQTNPVTKLREMRYLMFDCLAINGRCITPSPTSSRLAHLGKEFFKPYYDLRSLFAEQCVTFPFKLSMKHMNFSYDLLKVANSLSSLPHESDGLIFTPVKLPYSVGSKDSYLLKWKPEDENSVDFKLILEIPMVEDESLPKKDPARWYLNYDAKPVFDLYIWQGGADVNAKIQHFDRPFSKKEFEILERTYKKFAELEISDEKWQQLKNLEEPLNGRIVECCKDQETGAWKLLRFRDDKLNGNHTSVVQKVLESISDSVKVEDLAEVIPDIRQRWEQRKGTGKPPLNHFQPQQQQPQHHSNANQHAVTNKAVEQSAQPKYVDEGDWSD from the coding sequence ATGGATTCCAAAACAGGACCTGAAATTCCAGGTATCATTCAGCCAGGCAATGTTACtcaagatttgaagatgatgatttgcaAGCTGCTCAACTCTCCCAAACCGGCCAAGACTTTCCCTGGATCCAATCCCGTATCCTTCCAGCACTCTGATATTGAGGAAAAACTGTTGTCCCAGGATTATTATGTGTGTGAGAAGACCGACGGTTTGCGTGCGCTGATGCTCATCTTAATTAATCCAGTCACTAGGGAACAAGGTTGCTTTATGATTGATAGAGAGAACAATTACTATTTGGTGAACGGATTCAGGTTTCCAAGACTTCCACGTAAGGATAAGAAGGAACTCTTGGagactttgcaagatgGCACGCTGATTGATGGTGAACTTGTTATACAAACAAATCCTGTAACAAAACTGAGAGAGATGCGATATCTGATGTTTGACTGTTTGGCTATCAACGGCCGTTGCATAACACCATCTCCAACAAGTTCAAGGCTAGCACATCTTGGgaaggaatttttcaagccaTATTACGATCTAAGATCGCTATTTGCAGAACAATGTGTTACCTTCcctttcaaactttcaatgaagCACATGAACTTCAGTTATGATCTATTAAAAGTGGCCAATAGTTTGAGTTCGCTACCCCATGAGTCAGATGGTTTGATTTTCACCCCAGTCAAACTTCCTTACAGCGTAGGGAGCAAAGACTCATACTTGCTCAAATGGAAaccagaagatgaaaattcCGTTGATTTTAAGTTAATTTTAGAGATTCCAATGGTTGAAGATGAGTCGCTGCCCAAGAAAGACCCTGCAAGATGGTATTTGAATTATGATGCAAAACCTGTGTTCGATTTATATATCTGGCAAGGCGGTGCTGATGTTAATGCCAAAATACAACACTTTGATCGCCCTTTTagcaagaaagaatttgagattttggagaGAACATACAAGAAATTTGCTGAGCTTGAGATCAGTGACGAGAAATGGCAacaactgaaaaatttggaagaaccGCTCAACGGGAGAATTGTGGAATGTtgtaaagatcaagaaactggaGCATGGAAGTTACTGCGATTCAGGGACGACAAATTGAATGGTAACCACACTTCAGTGGTTCAGAAAGTTTTAGAGAGTATAAGTGATTCAGTCAAGGTAGAAGACCTTGCGGAAGTTATCCCAGACATTAGGCAACGCTGGGAGCAAAGAAAGGGCACTGGTAAGCCTCCTTTGAACCACTTCCAACcacagcagcaacagccTCAACATCACTCGAATGCAAATCAGCATGCAGTTACTAACAAGGCGGTCGAACAATCGGCACAGCCCAAGTATGTAGATGAGGGTGATTGGTCTGATTGA